CGTTATTCCGTTCACGACCTCAGCGCCCTGTTCTTCCCGGCGTGCGGCAATGATGACGCTTGCCCCTTCACGGGCGAAGAGTTCCGCGATACCTCTACCGATCCCGGAGGTTGAGCCGGTCACCAGGCAGACTTTGCCTTCCAGACGTCCATGAGTTACCATGTATTATCGTTTATTATTCCGTGGTTTAATTTTTTATATATGGAGCCGGTGATGAAGCAGAGGACCGCCACCGGCGCTGATTGGGAGAGAGGGGAGAGGGGTGTGGTGGATGAGGGCACAGTTTTTAAGTGGCAGAAAGGCATGTTGAGCAAAATTTCCGGAAAGCCCGATCAAGATGTCAGAAAGAAACAGATTTCTGATCTCGGAGAAAGGAGAGTTACAGAAATTTTTTCGATAGCCACGATGTTCTTTTGGAATCAGACCAGGGACGCAGTTGTCGGGCGAAATGAGCTGGATCACGACCGCAGCTTCACCTGACGTCTGTCCGGGGTCCGGTATCAAAGTCCGGTATCGGGGAACAGGGGAGTACTGCTCCCCTCTCACCCTTTAATACGCGGTTGCGACACGGGACGTAGTATTGATATCAAGGTACTGGCCGGTCCGTGTATCGTACTCCGGCCAGTTCACGTTCGTCTTGCCGTTCGGGCTGCCGGTTTTCGCAAATTGTGTCCAGTAGTCCATCATCGTATCTGATACCTTGTTGCTCGCAGGGTCCGGTTCCCCGGGGAAATGCCGGAAGATGAAGTACAGCTCGCTGCCGTGGTATGCCCCATAGGGCTGGCCGGGAAGGGCATACGTGAAGCGGTACAGGTACGTGCTCTGGTTCAGCCCGGCCATGGACCCGGCAACGAGTTTTGAGGCATGGTCAAAGTCGTACACGG
This portion of the Methanoregula sp. genome encodes:
- a CDS encoding carboxylesterase family protein translates to EILNATPELKSPFWTMRTIQFKPITDGWIIPAAPQEVFRQGTQNPVPLIVGNNAAEGIPLAFDTNMTVPEYRQYIRERFGKNADQILAAYPARTPAEVQAQTERVMTVYDFDHASKLVAGSMAGLNQSTYLYRFTYALPGQPYGAYHGSELYFIFRHFPGEPDPASNKVSDTMMDYWTQFAKTGSPNGKTNVNWPEYDTRTGQYLDINTTSRVATAY